In Kineococcus rhizosphaerae, the following proteins share a genomic window:
- a CDS encoding DNA polymerase beta superfamily protein, whose translation MIRHPHAGEDARRLAEAGTVLLTQVGSGVHGTAIDGQDDRDELGLCLEPVEFVTGLARVRTPGGREIAFEQYELHTAWSRSRGLAEPSGPGDLDVVVYSARKWARLAVAGNPTVLLPLWVPDTEVVRVTAAGRELRAQAERFASRTAGRRFLGYLRSQRDAFAARRTRARAASRDGGAAYDAKRATHALRLGLQGLELLRSGRVTLPVPAPELAELRQVRRGEWDRRHVEAWIAELEADLAAAVEVADLPEQADRAWVDAWLTRSHQEFWAAR comes from the coding sequence GTGATCAGACACCCCCACGCCGGTGAGGACGCGCGACGACTGGCCGAGGCCGGCACCGTCCTGCTGACCCAGGTCGGCAGCGGGGTCCACGGCACGGCGATCGACGGGCAGGACGACCGCGACGAGCTCGGGTTGTGCCTGGAACCGGTCGAGTTCGTCACCGGCCTGGCCCGGGTCCGCACCCCCGGCGGGCGGGAGATCGCGTTCGAGCAGTACGAGCTGCACACCGCGTGGTCGCGGTCGCGGGGGCTGGCCGAACCGTCCGGCCCCGGCGACCTCGACGTCGTGGTCTACAGCGCCCGCAAGTGGGCCCGGCTGGCCGTCGCGGGGAACCCGACGGTCCTGCTGCCCCTGTGGGTCCCCGACACCGAGGTGGTGCGGGTCACCGCCGCGGGGCGGGAACTGCGGGCGCAGGCCGAGCGGTTCGCCAGCCGCACGGCCGGCCGGCGGTTCCTGGGGTACCTGCGCTCCCAGCGCGACGCGTTCGCCGCGCGCCGCACCCGGGCCCGGGCCGCCTCGCGCGACGGGGGCGCGGCCTACGACGCCAAGCGGGCCACCCACGCCCTGCGGCTGGGCCTGCAGGGTCTGGAGCTGCTGCGCAGCGGGCGGGTCACGCTGCCCGTCCCGGCCCCCGAGCTCGCCGAGCTGCGCCAGGTCCGGCGGGGGGAGTGGGACCGGCGCCACGTCGAGGCCTGGATCGCCGAACTGGAGGCCGACCTGGCCGCGGCCGTGGAGGTCGCCGACCTGCCCGAGCAGGCCGACCGGGCCTGGGTCGACGCCTGGCTGACCCGCTCGCACCAGGAGTTCTGGGCCGCGCGGTGA
- a CDS encoding ArsR/SmtB family transcription factor, with translation MQDHLSATFAALADPTRRALLAHLRHGEATVNELAAPHELTLPAISRHLKVLEQAGLVVKTRQAQWRPCRLVADPLREVDTWMDDYRRFFADRFDRLAEHLSEEPAENPSDRSPKETT, from the coding sequence GTGCAAGATCACCTCAGCGCCACGTTCGCTGCCCTGGCCGACCCGACCCGCCGGGCCCTGCTGGCCCACCTGCGGCACGGGGAGGCGACCGTCAACGAACTCGCGGCTCCGCACGAGCTGACGCTGCCGGCCATCTCCCGGCACCTGAAGGTCCTCGAGCAGGCCGGTCTGGTCGTCAAGACGCGACAGGCGCAGTGGCGGCCGTGCCGGCTCGTCGCCGACCCGTTGCGCGAGGTCGACACCTGGATGGACGACTACCGCCGGTTCTTCGCGGACCGGTTCGACCGGCTCGCCGAGCACCTCTCCGAGGAACCCGCCGAGAACCCCAGCGATCGATCGCCGAAGGAGACGACGTGA
- a CDS encoding nitroreductase family protein has product MELRDAIAARRTTNGAFLPDPVSPEHQRTLVEVAGRAPSQLNSQPWRFVLVESRETIEQVARISGASMTTAMGNGTFFERYKRYFRFSAEEMARTGTGMLFDKLPAPLRPFSRSVFTRRGQFAMNLLRVPRTLGRQNRELVAGSPLLMGVMLDRAEYRPGQLSSFYSLFSMGAAMENVWLTTTELGLGIQFISFPMEVPGAWEQIVRLLAVPDDLELMAVYRIGYVPPTARRPVIDWTSSQRRAISDYVFRETCRTPQEGWDGR; this is encoded by the coding sequence ATGGAACTGCGCGACGCGATCGCCGCCCGGCGCACCACCAACGGCGCGTTCCTGCCCGACCCGGTCAGCCCCGAGCACCAGCGCACCCTGGTCGAGGTCGCCGGCCGCGCCCCCTCGCAGCTGAACAGCCAGCCGTGGCGCTTCGTCCTGGTCGAGTCGCGCGAGACCATCGAGCAGGTCGCCCGGATCAGCGGCGCGTCGATGACGACGGCCATGGGCAACGGCACGTTCTTCGAGCGCTACAAGCGCTACTTCCGGTTCTCGGCCGAGGAGATGGCCCGCACCGGGACCGGGATGCTGTTCGACAAGCTGCCCGCCCCGCTGCGTCCCTTCAGCCGCAGCGTGTTCACCCGTCGCGGGCAGTTCGCGATGAACCTGCTGCGCGTGCCCCGCACGCTGGGCCGGCAGAACCGCGAACTGGTCGCGGGGTCGCCCTTGCTGATGGGCGTCATGCTCGACCGGGCCGAGTACCGTCCCGGGCAGTTGTCGTCGTTCTACTCCCTGTTCTCCATGGGGGCGGCGATGGAGAACGTGTGGCTGACGACGACCGAGCTGGGCCTGGGCATCCAGTTCATCAGCTTCCCCATGGAGGTCCCCGGCGCCTGGGAGCAGATCGTGCGGCTGCTCGCCGTCCCCGACGACCTGGAGCTGATGGCGGTCTACCGCATCGGGTACGTGCCGCCCACCGCGCGCCGGCCGGTCATCGACTGGACGAGTTCGCAACGGCGCGCGATCTCCGACTACGTCTTCCGGGAGACCTGCCGCACCCCCCAGGAGGGCTGGGACGGTCGCTGA
- a CDS encoding FAD-dependent monooxygenase produces the protein MLEPARTAVVSGASIAGLSAAYWLQRTGWRVTVLERAAAFRDGGQNVDVRGVARDVLAEMGLVEAVRARNTTETGTVLVDERGRVTAELPSDGPDGATAELEVLRGDLARTLLEALSPEVDVRYGQSVADVLDDTGPLVVTTTTGDRLPADLLVVAEGVRSTTRDRVFAGRVERRELGVTMAFGTIARTATDDDRWRWLTTTGGRQVHLRPDPHGTTRAILAARSDVLPGLVDLPRPRAQQRLREVFADAGWEAPRVLDGFETSDDVYVDDLTQIRMATWHTGRVVLVGDAAWCVTPMGGGGASLALVGGYVLAAHLSTADSTSTALDRYGEWMRPLVDDVQGLPRGIVDVAYPRTRLGVSTRRVLDRALTSRPLRPLIARITRVATTDQDLPAIEVARPAAT, from the coding sequence GTGCTCGAGCCTGCCCGAACCGCCGTCGTCTCCGGAGCCAGCATCGCCGGCCTGTCCGCCGCGTACTGGCTGCAGCGCACCGGGTGGCGGGTCACCGTCCTCGAACGCGCCGCCGCCTTCCGCGACGGCGGCCAGAACGTCGACGTGCGCGGTGTGGCGCGCGACGTGCTGGCCGAGATGGGTCTGGTGGAGGCCGTCCGGGCCCGCAACACGACCGAGACCGGCACCGTGCTGGTCGACGAACGGGGCCGGGTCACCGCCGAACTGCCCTCCGACGGTCCCGACGGGGCCACCGCCGAGCTGGAGGTGCTGCGCGGGGACCTCGCCCGCACCCTGCTGGAGGCCCTCTCCCCCGAGGTCGACGTCCGGTACGGGCAGAGCGTGGCCGACGTGCTCGACGACACCGGCCCCCTGGTCGTGACCACGACCACCGGCGACCGGTTGCCGGCGGACCTGCTCGTCGTCGCCGAGGGCGTGCGCTCCACGACGCGCGACCGCGTGTTCGCCGGCCGGGTAGAGCGCCGCGAACTCGGCGTCACCATGGCCTTCGGCACCATCGCCCGCACCGCCACCGACGACGACCGGTGGCGCTGGCTGACCACCACCGGCGGACGCCAGGTGCACCTGCGCCCCGACCCCCACGGCACCACGCGCGCCATCCTCGCCGCCCGCAGCGACGTCCTCCCCGGTCTCGTCGACCTCCCCCGCCCCCGGGCGCAGCAGCGGTTGCGCGAGGTGTTCGCCGACGCCGGCTGGGAGGCCCCCCGGGTCCTGGACGGTTTCGAGACCTCCGACGACGTCTACGTCGACGACCTCACGCAGATCAGGATGGCCACCTGGCACACCGGCCGCGTCGTCCTGGTCGGTGACGCGGCCTGGTGCGTCACCCCGATGGGTGGTGGGGGCGCCTCCCTGGCCCTGGTGGGCGGCTACGTCCTGGCCGCCCACCTGTCCACGGCGGACAGCACGTCCACCGCCCTGGACCGCTACGGGGAGTGGATGCGGCCCCTGGTCGACGACGTGCAGGGCCTGCCCCGCGGCATCGTCGACGTCGCCTACCCCCGGACCCGGCTCGGGGTCTCCACCCGCCGCGTGCTGGACAGGGCGCTGACCTCCCGGCCCCTGCGCCCGCTGATCGCGAGGATCACGCGCGTGGCCACCACCGACCAGGACCTCCCCGCGATCGAGGTCGCGCGCCCGGCCGCGACGTGA
- a CDS encoding CDP-alcohol phosphatidyltransferase family protein: MGRSVRDAGVALGVSVLVCVALASYAGLALAQGAAAIAGVGLVACAAVAVASRRDRWSGPADRVTLARTVLVGGCATVAVMSLGGLLGPRPWWLVGLALPALLLDGLDGYVARRTGTATAAGARLDMEVDAALILVLSLVAARSQGPWVLAIGLMRYAYVAAGLRWAWLQRSPRPRFSRKVIAVVQAVALLLALTPLVPLPLATTALALALASLVFSFARDVLSLRREAVDRHRPALADAQAEPVLDLGLVEPVGQGEGGRHARP, encoded by the coding sequence ATGGGCAGGAGCGTGCGCGACGCCGGGGTCGCGCTGGGTGTGTCGGTCCTCGTCTGCGTGGCGCTGGCCTCCTACGCCGGCCTGGCGCTGGCGCAGGGGGCCGCGGCGATCGCGGGCGTGGGCCTGGTGGCCTGCGCCGCGGTCGCCGTGGCGTCCCGGCGCGACCGCTGGTCCGGGCCGGCCGACCGGGTGACCCTGGCCCGCACGGTCCTGGTCGGGGGGTGCGCCACCGTGGCGGTGATGTCCCTGGGCGGGCTCCTCGGGCCCCGGCCGTGGTGGCTGGTGGGCCTGGCCCTGCCCGCCCTGCTCCTCGACGGGCTCGACGGCTACGTCGCGCGCCGCACGGGTACCGCGACCGCGGCCGGCGCCCGACTGGACATGGAGGTCGACGCGGCGCTGATCCTCGTGCTGTCCCTGGTCGCCGCCCGCAGCCAGGGCCCGTGGGTGCTGGCCATCGGCCTCATGCGCTACGCCTACGTGGCCGCGGGTCTGCGGTGGGCGTGGTTGCAGCGCAGTCCCCGGCCGCGGTTCTCGCGCAAGGTCATCGCCGTCGTCCAGGCCGTCGCGCTCCTGCTGGCCCTGACCCCGCTCGTCCCGCTGCCCCTGGCCACGACGGCCCTGGCCCTGGCGCTGGCGTCGCTCGTGTTCTCCTTCGCCCGGGACGTGCTGTCACTGCGGCGCGAGGCGGTCGACCGTCATCGTCCAGCCCTCGCGGATGCCCAGGCTGAACCAGTGCTCGACCTGGGCCTCGTCGAGCCGGTCGGACAGGGCGAGGGTGGCCGTCATGCGCGTCCCTGA
- a CDS encoding TerC family protein has translation MLAIDLLAHRGAHVIKFKEAAIWSAVWVAIALVFGGIVFWAYGAEAGTAYTTAWLLEKSLSVDNLFVFALIFGYFKVPREYQHRVLFFGVFGALIFRGIFLGVGVAVVERFTVILFAFGAVLLWSAWKMLKDDDEDMDPSTNIGVRMLKKIVPLKDEYHGQKFFIKEAGKRYGTPLLAVVAAIEAADLIFAVDSVPAVLAVSDEAFIVYSSNAFAILGLRSLFFLLSGLLERFHLLSKALAFILAFIGVKLFFQAGHEVISPTIPHIPTWISLSVIVVSLTLAIVLSLRRPAPPAEVEPGTGTDATTDVGTDTTTDVGTDTTTDVGTDTTTDVGTDTTTDARH, from the coding sequence ATGCTGGCGATCGACCTGCTGGCCCACCGCGGCGCGCACGTCATCAAGTTCAAGGAAGCCGCGATCTGGAGCGCCGTCTGGGTCGCCATCGCCCTGGTCTTCGGGGGCATCGTCTTCTGGGCCTACGGCGCCGAGGCCGGGACCGCCTACACGACGGCCTGGCTGCTGGAGAAGAGCCTGTCCGTCGACAACCTCTTCGTCTTCGCGCTGATCTTCGGGTACTTCAAGGTGCCCCGCGAGTACCAGCACCGCGTCCTGTTCTTCGGCGTCTTCGGCGCGCTGATCTTCCGCGGCATCTTCCTCGGCGTCGGCGTCGCCGTCGTCGAGCGCTTCACCGTCATCCTCTTCGCCTTCGGCGCGGTCCTGCTGTGGTCGGCGTGGAAGATGCTCAAGGACGACGACGAGGACATGGACCCGAGCACCAACATCGGCGTCCGGATGCTGAAGAAGATCGTCCCGCTCAAGGACGAGTACCACGGCCAGAAGTTCTTCATCAAGGAAGCGGGCAAGCGCTACGGCACGCCGCTGCTGGCGGTGGTGGCCGCCATCGAGGCCGCCGACCTCATCTTCGCCGTCGACAGCGTCCCGGCCGTCCTGGCCGTCTCCGACGAGGCCTTCATCGTCTACTCCTCCAACGCCTTCGCCATCCTGGGGCTGCGGTCGCTGTTCTTCCTGCTGTCGGGTCTGCTCGAGCGCTTCCACCTGCTGTCCAAGGCGCTGGCCTTCATCCTCGCCTTCATCGGCGTGAAGCTGTTCTTCCAGGCCGGCCACGAGGTCATCAGCCCCACGATCCCGCACATCCCGACCTGGATCAGCCTCAGCGTCATCGTGGTCTCCCTCACGCTGGCGATCGTGCTGAGCCTGCGCCGGCCGGCGCCGCCGGCCGAGGTGGAGCCCGGGACCGGGACCGACGCCACCACCGACGTCGGCACCGACACCACCACCGACGTCGGCACCGACACCACCACCGACGTCGGCACCGACACCACCACCGACGTCGGCACCGACACCACCACCGACGCCCGGCACTGA
- a CDS encoding PucR family transcriptional regulator: MPPTTPADADPLPAVAAAAAADAGGLDPALLGDFLDDVWQAVLQRRRLSTARIARYRAVGERAAGAGVALRALLDLYLSAAWRLWRHLPPVVAAAEDPEGVVTAGEVVLRATDDAVAVLSEAYQLARRQLIRREESDRREFVDDLLAGTADLSALLRRAPRYGLELTSPHAVAVVRADVPFVDATAQLTAVERRLQGASADADPLVATKDGALVVVFAAPDRAAVGEVLDRLRDVLGAPGRSGWRVGVGRPAAGAGGVVGSYEQARGALALGDRLGGGPVADAADLLVYEVLLRDRAVATDLVETTLGGLRDVRGGAEPVLRTLEAYLASGGNATEAARRLHLSVRAVTYRLARVRDLTGVDVTRPEQRFGVQAAVLAARALGWPDTTTR, from the coding sequence GTGCCCCCGACCACCCCCGCCGACGCCGACCCCCTGCCCGCGGTGGCGGCCGCGGCGGCCGCCGACGCCGGCGGCCTGGACCCGGCCCTGCTCGGCGACTTCCTCGACGACGTGTGGCAGGCCGTCCTGCAGCGACGCCGGCTGTCCACGGCCCGCATCGCCCGCTACCGGGCGGTCGGCGAACGGGCCGCCGGGGCCGGGGTGGCCCTGCGGGCCCTGCTGGACCTGTACCTGTCGGCCGCCTGGCGGCTGTGGCGCCACCTGCCCCCCGTGGTCGCGGCCGCCGAGGACCCCGAGGGTGTCGTCACGGCCGGCGAGGTCGTGCTGCGCGCCACCGACGACGCCGTCGCCGTCCTCAGCGAGGCCTACCAGCTCGCCCGGCGGCAGCTGATCCGCCGGGAGGAGTCCGACCGGCGCGAGTTCGTCGACGACCTGCTGGCCGGCACCGCCGACCTCAGCGCCCTGCTGCGGCGCGCCCCCCGGTACGGCCTGGAGCTGACGAGCCCGCACGCCGTGGCCGTCGTGCGCGCCGACGTCCCCTTCGTCGACGCCACCGCCCAGCTGACCGCGGTCGAGCGCCGCCTGCAGGGCGCCTCGGCCGACGCCGACCCCCTGGTGGCGACCAAGGACGGCGCCCTCGTCGTCGTCTTCGCCGCCCCCGACCGGGCCGCGGTCGGTGAGGTGCTGGACCGGCTGCGCGACGTGCTCGGCGCCCCCGGGCGCTCCGGCTGGCGCGTGGGGGTCGGGCGCCCGGCCGCCGGGGCCGGGGGAGTCGTGGGCTCCTACGAGCAGGCGCGCGGAGCGCTGGCCCTGGGCGACCGCCTCGGGGGCGGACCCGTGGCCGACGCCGCCGACCTGCTCGTCTACGAGGTGCTGCTGCGCGACCGGGCCGTGGCCACCGACCTCGTCGAGACCACCCTGGGCGGTCTGCGGGACGTGCGCGGCGGCGCCGAGCCGGTCCTGCGGACCCTGGAGGCCTACCTGGCCTCCGGCGGCAACGCCACCGAGGCCGCGCGCCGGCTGCACCTGTCCGTGCGCGCCGTCACCTACCGCCTGGCGCGGGTGCGCGACCTCACCGGCGTCGACGTCACCCGTCCCGAGCAGCGGTTCGGCGTCCAGGCCGCCGTCTTGGCCGCCCGCGCCCTCGGCTGGCCGGACACCACCACCCGCTGA
- a CDS encoding DUF1059 domain-containing protein yields the protein MKKFTCGDVVAGCSRTFEAPDSDAILAQVSGHARFDHGLVDVPAELVGQVLLAIREAA from the coding sequence GTGAAGAAGTTCACCTGCGGCGACGTCGTGGCCGGCTGCTCACGCACCTTCGAAGCACCCGACAGCGACGCCATCCTGGCCCAGGTCAGCGGCCACGCCCGCTTCGACCACGGCCTGGTCGACGTCCCGGCCGAGCTCGTCGGGCAGGTGCTGCTGGCCATCCGCGAGGCGGCCTGA
- a CDS encoding class I SAM-dependent methyltransferase, translating to MAFDVAGHYDRFMGRFSAPLAHLTVERLAPAPGTRVLDVGCGPGALTSELVARLGAGAVAAVDPSPGFVAAAATRLPGVDVRQAGAQALPFADGEFDLVLAQLVVAFVPDPVAGLREMARVGGRVAASFWDFGGQRSPLELFWRAVRDLDPSHPGEAGWAGGTRGDLARMFRAAGLAPVVDDELTVSAAYSGFEEWWRTYELGIGPVGDFVAALDAEQREALRHRCAELVPADGFEVEATAWFVVSS from the coding sequence ATGGCCTTCGACGTGGCGGGGCACTACGACCGGTTCATGGGGCGGTTCTCGGCCCCGCTGGCGCACCTGACGGTGGAACGGCTGGCGCCGGCGCCGGGGACGCGCGTCCTCGACGTCGGGTGCGGGCCGGGGGCCTTGACGAGCGAGCTCGTAGCCCGTCTCGGTGCGGGCGCGGTCGCGGCGGTCGACCCGTCGCCGGGGTTCGTCGCCGCGGCCGCGACGCGGCTGCCGGGCGTCGACGTCCGCCAGGCCGGTGCGCAGGCGCTGCCCTTCGCCGACGGCGAGTTCGACCTGGTCCTGGCCCAGCTCGTCGTCGCGTTCGTGCCCGACCCCGTCGCCGGTCTGCGCGAGATGGCCCGGGTGGGTGGCCGGGTGGCCGCCTCGTTCTGGGACTTCGGCGGGCAGCGCAGCCCGCTGGAGCTGTTCTGGCGCGCCGTGCGCGACCTCGACCCGTCCCACCCCGGCGAGGCCGGCTGGGCCGGCGGCACGCGCGGGGACCTCGCCCGGATGTTCCGGGCCGCGGGGCTCGCCCCCGTCGTCGACGACGAGCTGACCGTGTCGGCCGCCTACTCGGGGTTCGAGGAGTGGTGGCGGACGTACGAGCTGGGGATCGGGCCGGTCGGTGACTTCGTCGCTGCGCTGGACGCCGAGCAGCGGGAGGCGCTGCGCCACCGGTGCGCCGAGCTCGTGCCCGCGGACGGCTTCGAGGTCGAGGCCACGGCCTGGTTCGTCGTCTCCTCTTGA
- a CDS encoding alpha/beta hydrolase family protein encodes MIVTAGSAVAVVGAAACLVLALLTVPTRRPPRGPALAAVASLVLGAVVACGPAGPRWQLLPVVLGGALATLVVRLGRRRAPSVVVALAAALAIAAGTGAVWAFPPLRLPVPTGPHPVGTTELQWQGPTLRGQHTIVAQVWYPAASAAGGAGRYAGRDGAEAREVTGALARTFGAPRFLLHDVEVARARAVPEAAVAPGGFPVVLFSPGDVSVRRQNTAWATELAAHGYVVVALDHPFDSAVQVAADGVATGSLVRSSGDDAQDQAQADEQVRVRARQFGSALDELARRHGGGGLLAGHLDLTRVAATGHSLGGATALRAAADDPRVDAAIDLDGLPRTRARPTVPVMVLVAGRGTQNTANDRRYAAAVRDAVAESPDARVVTVDGASHLTFTDAPLFLPPLPALVGTLGRAGAVHATTEPTLEFLHEALG; translated from the coding sequence GTGATCGTCACCGCCGGTTCCGCGGTCGCCGTCGTGGGCGCCGCCGCCTGCCTCGTGCTGGCCCTCCTCACGGTCCCGACCCGGCGCCCGCCGCGCGGACCGGCCCTGGCGGCGGTCGCGTCGCTGGTCCTGGGCGCCGTGGTGGCGTGCGGGCCGGCGGGTCCGCGCTGGCAGCTGCTGCCGGTCGTCCTCGGCGGTGCCCTGGCCACCCTCGTGGTGCGGCTGGGCCGGCGGCGGGCACCGTCGGTGGTCGTGGCGCTGGCGGCGGCGCTCGCCATCGCCGCCGGGACCGGAGCCGTCTGGGCCTTCCCGCCGCTGCGCCTGCCGGTCCCCACCGGCCCGCACCCCGTCGGGACGACGGAACTGCAGTGGCAGGGCCCGACGCTGCGGGGGCAGCACACGATCGTGGCGCAGGTCTGGTACCCCGCGGCGTCGGCCGCTGGGGGCGCGGGACGGTACGCGGGCCGCGACGGCGCCGAGGCCCGCGAGGTCACCGGCGCGCTGGCCCGGACGTTCGGGGCGCCGCGGTTCCTCCTGCACGACGTCGAGGTCGCCCGCGCCCGGGCCGTGCCGGAGGCCGCCGTGGCGCCGGGCGGGTTCCCGGTGGTGCTCTTCTCCCCCGGCGACGTCAGCGTCCGCCGGCAGAACACGGCGTGGGCCACGGAACTGGCCGCCCACGGGTACGTGGTCGTCGCCCTCGACCACCCGTTCGACTCCGCCGTGCAGGTCGCCGCCGACGGCGTCGCCACCGGCTCGCTGGTGCGGAGTTCCGGCGACGACGCGCAGGACCAGGCGCAGGCCGACGAGCAGGTCCGCGTCCGCGCCCGCCAGTTCGGTTCCGCCCTGGACGAACTGGCCCGACGCCACGGCGGCGGGGGGCTGCTCGCCGGGCACCTGGACCTGACGCGCGTCGCCGCGACGGGCCACTCCCTCGGCGGGGCGACGGCGCTGCGGGCCGCCGCCGACGACCCGCGCGTCGACGCCGCGATCGACCTCGACGGCCTCCCCCGGACGCGGGCCCGGCCCACCGTCCCGGTCATGGTGCTCGTGGCCGGTCGCGGGACGCAGAACACCGCGAACGACCGGCGGTACGCCGCGGCGGTGCGCGACGCGGTGGCGGAGTCCCCCGACGCCCGCGTCGTGACCGTCGACGGCGCCTCGCACCTGACGTTCACCGACGCCCCGCTGTTCCTGCCGCCACTGCCCGCGCTGGTGGGCACCCTGGGGCGGGCCGGTGCCGTGCACGCCACCACGGAGCCGACGCTGGAGTTCCTGCACGAGGCGCTGGGGTGA
- a CDS encoding MarR family winged helix-turn-helix transcriptional regulator, with protein METPPTDPLTEAWSPAQVAVMEGLQEWLVGATELHHHLAGWTGLPTSDANALGQVVWAAESGTPLSPAQLSRRLGMTSGATTVLLDRLERAGFVVRSRESTDRRRVTVRPSTKGREEARAFLAFAGTEIAAATRSSDEQELRMVIAFLSRMSAAVRVANGRLSSR; from the coding sequence ATGGAGACACCGCCGACCGATCCGCTCACCGAGGCCTGGAGCCCCGCGCAGGTCGCGGTGATGGAAGGCCTGCAGGAGTGGCTGGTCGGCGCCACCGAACTGCACCACCACCTGGCCGGCTGGACGGGCCTGCCCACCTCGGACGCGAACGCGCTCGGTCAGGTGGTCTGGGCCGCCGAGAGCGGGACACCGCTGTCCCCGGCGCAGCTGTCGCGGCGGCTGGGGATGACGTCGGGGGCGACGACCGTCCTGCTCGACCGCCTCGAACGGGCCGGCTTCGTCGTGCGCAGTCGTGAGAGCACGGACCGGCGGCGGGTGACGGTGCGCCCGAGCACGAAGGGCCGGGAGGAGGCGCGGGCGTTCCTGGCGTTCGCCGGCACTGAGATCGCCGCGGCGACCCGTTCGAGCGACGAGCAGGAACTGCGCATGGTGATCGCCTTCCTGTCGCGCATGAGCGCCGCGGTGCGCGTGGCCAACGGCAGGTTGTCGAGCCGCTGA
- a CDS encoding nucleoside hydrolase: protein MTDSPIDPAPFFLDCDTGIDDAMAIGWLVASPGVDLVGVSTVSGNLDAAGGARNTLDLLALLGRPDVPVSVGAHDFLDHPYSGGAPEVHGVNGIGEVRLPRAAAEPTGLSGAQAIVEAAHAHTGRLRLLAIGPFTNVALALDLEPRLPELVAEFTVMGGAAMAPGNVSALAEANVANDPVAAHRVFTAGFRLTMIGLDVTMRHVFEESHRQALLAVGTPGATAIAQMLEFYYGFYAQRFGRPCAVLHDPLAAAVATGDVEPALAPTVPVVVDHTDGPGRGQTIADLRDLYQGFPTAYPGGTRVALEIPGDFAGLLLERLSRL, encoded by the coding sequence GTGACCGACTCCCCGATCGACCCGGCCCCGTTCTTCCTCGACTGCGACACCGGCATCGACGACGCCATGGCCATCGGCTGGCTCGTCGCCTCCCCGGGGGTCGACCTGGTCGGCGTCTCGACCGTCAGCGGGAACCTCGACGCCGCCGGCGGGGCCCGCAACACCCTGGACCTGCTGGCCCTGCTGGGCCGGCCCGACGTCCCCGTCAGCGTCGGCGCGCACGACTTCCTCGACCACCCGTACTCCGGGGGCGCCCCCGAGGTCCACGGCGTCAACGGCATCGGCGAGGTGCGGCTGCCGCGCGCGGCGGCCGAGCCGACGGGCCTGTCCGGTGCGCAGGCCATCGTCGAGGCGGCCCACGCGCACACCGGGCGGCTGCGGCTGCTGGCCATCGGGCCGTTCACGAACGTCGCCCTGGCCCTCGACCTCGAACCGCGCCTGCCCGAGCTCGTCGCGGAGTTCACCGTGATGGGCGGGGCCGCGATGGCCCCGGGGAACGTCTCGGCCCTGGCCGAGGCGAACGTCGCCAACGACCCCGTCGCCGCGCACCGGGTGTTCACCGCGGGTTTCCGGCTGACGATGATCGGCCTGGACGTCACGATGCGGCACGTCTTCGAGGAGTCGCACCGGCAGGCGCTGCTGGCCGTCGGAACCCCCGGGGCGACGGCCATCGCGCAGATGCTGGAGTTCTACTACGGGTTCTACGCCCAGCGCTTCGGCCGCCCCTGCGCCGTGCTGCACGACCCGCTGGCCGCCGCCGTCGCCACCGGGGACGTCGAGCCGGCTCTCGCCCCGACGGTTCCCGTCGTCGTCGACCACACCGACGGCCCGGGCCGGGGGCAGACGATCGCGGACCTGCGCGACCTGTACCAGGGTTTCCCGACCGCCTACCCCGGCGGCACCCGGGTCGCGCTGGAGATCCCCGGCGACTTCGCCGGCCTGCTGCTGGAACGCCTGTCGCGGTTGTGA